TCTTTCTCGAACTGGGCGGGTTCGACTCGGAGATCGGCGGCCGGAAGGGCGACGAGAACCTCCAGGGCGGCGAGACGGAACTCTGCGCGCGGCTCCGGGAGTCCTACGACGCCGGCGTCTACTACAACCCCGACGCGCGCGTCGCGCACAAGGTCTTCGAGTACCGGACCGACCCCCGCTGGCTGCTCGACCGGGCGTTCTGGCAGGGCTACTCGAAGCGCGGCATGGAGGTGCTCGTGCCCGCCTCGACCGGCGAGGAGTACGACTTCCTCGGCCAGTTGCTGGGCGAGTTCGTTCCCCAGCGCGCCCGGGATCTGGTCACTGGGCCGTCGGTCGAGAAGGCGGTTCAGTTTTTGATGCTGTTCGTCTTCACCGCCGCCGTCGGCTGTGGCTACTGCTACGGCGCGACCAAGTGGTGAGCGACCGATGATGCGAGTGCTCTGGCTCACCCCCGACAAACCCGAGAACATCAGCGTGGGACGGGCGCGCATCGCCGCCCACCTGCGCGAGCGTGACGTGGACGTGACGTTGCGAGCGGGCTCGCCGGCCACGCTGTGGGAACTGGTCACCGGCGACGCCGACTACGACGCCGTCGTCGGCACCACCCGCGCTGGCGCCATCGTCGGCGCCGCGGCGTCGGTCGCCCGCGGCATTCCACTGGTGGTCGACCACGTCGACCCCATCCGGCAGTTCGCGGAGACAAATTCCTGGCCCCTCGCGGCGGCCGTGAAACAGCTCGAACACCTGGCCTTCCGTCGGTCAGCGCACACGCTCTACGTCTACCCCGAGGAAGCGGACCGCGTAGAGCGGTTCGCGCCGGCCGCGACCCGGACCGACCTCGGCGTCGAGTTCGAGCGCTTCGCCGCCACTGACGAGCAGATACTTGACCGCGCACGCGAACGGCTCGCGGAGTACGACCTGCGCGAGAACCTGGCCGTCTACGTCGGCGGGCTGGAACCGATCTACCACGTCCGCGAACTCGTCGACGCCGTGGGCCGGCTGGACGACTGGTCGCTGCTCGTCCTCGGCTCGGGCTCCGAGGCCGACTACGTCGAGCGCGCTGCGGCGTCCGGCGACGTCGCCTTCCCCGGCACCGTGCCCCACGAGGACGTCTCGGGGTACCTCCACGCGGCGGACGTGGGCGTCAGTCTGGTCGACGACCCGAACACGCTGAAAGTGCTGGAGTACGGCGCGGCGGGGCTCCCGACCGTTCAGCTCGCCGGCCGAGCCGAGTCGCGGCTCGGCGACGCCGTCGAGTACTGCGAGGCCGATCCCGGATCGGTCGCGGCCGCGATCGAACGCGCTCACGGACGCGAGACCGAATCGCTCCGCGAGATCGCGCGGGAGTACAGCTGGGCGTCGATCGCCGACGACTACTTCTCGGTCCTCGAGCGCGTCGCGGGAGCCGCCACGGGGGAAGCGCCGTGACTGTCGACCGCGCTTAAAAACACCTGCGCATATTCGCGCAAACGTTCATTCCCCTCTTGGCATCTACACGTAGGTGGCTGGGAACCAGCCACGGCCCGCGCGCCTGACGGGGGAGTCGGCGTCCGCGGGAGGGGGAGATCAGAATGCACGACACGACAGCGGCGAGCGAACCGAGAGGGACAGGCGACCGAACCGAACGGCGACCGACCGGGGGTGACGAGGAGACCGCGTGTGACACGGGATCGTCCCGCAGGAGCGTCCTGCGGGCGACGGGACTCGCACTCGGCGCGAGTCTCGTCCCGTCGGTCGCCGGAGCGGACGAGTCAGGCGAGCGGGACGTGGTGTTCACTGGCTGTCGCGTCGACGGCACGCTCACGGTGCACGACGCCGAGACCTACGAGCAGGTCGGCACCGTGAACGTGATTCCGGACGGCGACAGCCCGTCGATCACGGATCCGATCAAGGCCATCGCGTACCCGTTCGTCAACGAGTTCGGCGGGGGGACCAACTACGTGCAGGACCTCGACGTCTCACCGGACGGCCGAACCGTCTACGTCGCCCGGGGCCACATGGCCGACGTGGTCGAACTCGACCTGGAGACCGGCGAACTGGGCTGGCGCGCCGAGATGGCCGGCTTCCGGGCCGACCACCAGACGATCTCCGACGACGGCCGGTACGTGTTCACCGCGGACACGCTGGCCGACAAGGTCTGGAAGATCGACACCGAGACCGGCGAGAAGGTCGAGAAGGCCGAGGTGACCGACTTCCCGCACGGCAACCACCTCCACGACGTCCCCGGGATGGCGGGGACGACGCTGGTCAACGGCAGCCTCGGGAACATGCTCGCGCCGGACTGGTTCGACGGCGATCACCGACTGACGTTCATGGACGCGTCGGACCTCTCGGTCCGCCGGATCGTCGACTTCGAGGAGGGCGTCCGACCCTTCGTCTTCGGCCCCGACGCCCGCAAGATCTACGTCCAGATCTCCTATCTCCACGGGTTCCACGAGTACGACGTCGTCGAGGACCGGATCACCCGGACCAAGCATCTCCCACAGACCGACGCCGTTCCCGAGGACGAGGACGACTACCCGCTCCAGTCGGCCCACCACGGGATCGACATGCGCCCGGACGGGGAGTACCTCTGCATCGCGGGCACCACTTCTCACGCCGTGTTCGTGGTCCGGCTGTCGGATCTGCAACTGCTGAACACGATCCGGGTCGGC
Above is a genomic segment from Halorientalis sp. LT38 containing:
- a CDS encoding glycosyltransferase — encoded protein: MMRVLWLTPDKPENISVGRARIAAHLRERDVDVTLRAGSPATLWELVTGDADYDAVVGTTRAGAIVGAAASVARGIPLVVDHVDPIRQFAETNSWPLAAAVKQLEHLAFRRSAHTLYVYPEEADRVERFAPAATRTDLGVEFERFAATDEQILDRARERLAEYDLRENLAVYVGGLEPIYHVRELVDAVGRLDDWSLLVLGSGSEADYVERAAASGDVAFPGTVPHEDVSGYLHAADVGVSLVDDPNTLKVLEYGAAGLPTVQLAGRAESRLGDAVEYCEADPGSVAAAIERAHGRETESLREIAREYSWASIADDYFSVLERVAGAATGEAP
- a CDS encoding YncE family protein — translated: MHDTTAASEPRGTGDRTERRPTGGDEETACDTGSSRRSVLRATGLALGASLVPSVAGADESGERDVVFTGCRVDGTLTVHDAETYEQVGTVNVIPDGDSPSITDPIKAIAYPFVNEFGGGTNYVQDLDVSPDGRTVYVARGHMADVVELDLETGELGWRAEMAGFRADHQTISDDGRYVFTADTLADKVWKIDTETGEKVEKAEVTDFPHGNHLHDVPGMAGTTLVNGSLGNMLAPDWFDGDHRLTFMDASDLSVRRIVDFEEGVRPFVFGPDARKIYVQISYLHGFHEYDVVEDRITRTKHLPQTDAVPEDEDDYPLQSAHHGIDMRPDGEYLCIAGTTSHAVFVVRLSDLQLLNTIRVGSNPYWVQNAPDGEHAFVAVKGEDTVSVINYERAEEVAEIAVDADPMVMETRPVPESILSGL